The Persephonella sp. IF05-L8 genome contains a region encoding:
- the tsaD gene encoding tRNA (adenosine(37)-N6)-threonylcarbamoyltransferase complex transferase subunit TsaD, with translation MKILGIETSCDDTGVSVYNSEKGLLSNVVSSQVKLHAEWGGVYPDLAAREHTKNIIPVLDKALKDANVSMDEIDGIAVTVAPGLIVSLVIGISAAKALSWVHKKPLIPVHHIEAHIFAIFIEKEIEFPFIALVVSGGHTELYIIRGFEDYVYLGGTLDDAAGEAYDKVARMLGLGYPGGPIIDKLAKEGQEVIKFPRPLLSDKGKNRFNFSFSGLKSAVLREVEKGIYRKEDIARSFQEAVVDVLVGKTIDASQEFNIKNIVVAGGVSANSRLRERFLQEANERKLNVYFPPLYLCTDNAAMVAFTGYKRFLEKGETIDFSFEGKARLRLDKFVDYIRQSHR, from the coding sequence ATGAAAATACTTGGGATAGAGACCTCCTGTGATGATACAGGGGTCTCTGTTTATAACTCAGAAAAGGGTTTACTTTCCAACGTCGTATCCTCACAGGTAAAACTTCATGCAGAATGGGGAGGAGTATATCCTGACCTTGCTGCCAGAGAGCACACAAAGAATATTATCCCTGTCCTTGATAAAGCATTGAAAGATGCAAATGTATCAATGGATGAAATAGATGGTATAGCTGTTACCGTAGCCCCAGGTCTTATAGTCTCCCTTGTTATTGGTATATCTGCAGCCAAAGCTTTAAGCTGGGTTCATAAGAAACCTCTTATCCCTGTTCACCATATAGAAGCACATATCTTTGCAATCTTTATAGAAAAAGAGATAGAGTTTCCATTTATAGCTCTTGTTGTTTCTGGAGGACATACTGAGCTTTATATAATTAGAGGATTTGAGGATTATGTTTATTTAGGAGGAACTCTTGATGATGCTGCTGGAGAGGCTTATGACAAAGTTGCAAGGATGCTCGGTCTTGGCTATCCTGGGGGTCCAATCATAGACAAACTGGCAAAAGAAGGTCAGGAAGTAATAAAGTTTCCAAGACCACTTTTATCAGATAAGGGAAAAAATAGATTTAATTTTTCATTCTCAGGGTTAAAAAGTGCTGTTTTAAGGGAGGTTGAAAAAGGTATTTACAGGAAAGAAGATATTGCCCGTTCATTTCAAGAGGCAGTAGTGGATGTGTTGGTTGGAAAAACAATAGATGCTTCCCAGGAATTTAATATTAAAAATATTGTTGTTGCCGGTGGTGTATCTGCAAACTCAAGGCTGAGAGAAAGATTTTTACAGGAAGCAAATGAAAGAAAACTGAACGTTTATTTTCCCCCTCTCTATTTATGCACAGATAATGCTGCTATGGTTGCCTTTACAGGCTATAAAAGATTTTTAGAAAAGGGAGAAACTATAGATTTTTCTTTTGAGGGAAAAGCAAGGCTACGGCTGGATAAATTTGTGGATTATATCAGGCAATCTCATAGATAG
- a CDS encoding roadblock/LC7 domain-containing protein, whose product MLTPEKINEKRELFKDIVRTNNLDGLILADVEGLPIVSYLQEGMDEDTLASTGAAIFTAGLMAISDVKKRGLEQVVLHSPDGYLIYTQISDDYILGLISPPDAKLGILKMIIKKVTEIVNA is encoded by the coding sequence ATGCTTACACCAGAAAAGATAAACGAGAAAAGAGAATTATTTAAGGATATAGTTAGAACAAATAATCTTGACGGACTAATACTTGCAGATGTTGAGGGATTACCTATAGTTTCCTACCTACAGGAAGGAATGGATGAAGATACCCTTGCTTCAACAGGAGCAGCAATATTTACTGCAGGTTTAATGGCTATTAGCGACGTTAAAAAAAGAGGTTTAGAACAGGTTGTTCTTCACTCTCCAGATGGATATCTGATTTATACACAGATATCAGATGATTATATTCTTGGTTTAATTTCTCCACCAGATGCTAAACTTGGAATTTTAAAAATGATAATCAAAAAGGTAACAGAGATAGTTAACGCTTAA
- a CDS encoding EAL domain-containing protein, which yields MKGCDILEPYLENIFQKFYKEVLSDQYLKTLFKSEEQINELIEKQVKNLKETFYETDEEIKVKYYNLGNLHYDLKIPFVNLLSGVDFIKNEIYKILAEQDVLDLCFFQINTLFEKIKNNLAKSYLDRALEEISTGFNPEYQKFKFFNYHLQWLERLRDVAASLDRSRIPELDSRYCNLGRWFQTKEFELVCGEKKRCSIILELHELIHNTGKSLVFYIFHRKFVEAYLLFKTLNGLSLKIMNELYEIYLNYLNNREERFLSFLSKKLKEIETGYLSIINIRKLRAINEIYGKTTGDYILHVIEKVIKKKLMKNEDLLIKSISGEFLIFTEKNGNNLIKRLKDIKKHVEEYKDFPVNVKVSIGILEFPENLNLSPEDLMKTISILKDKSKQEENFYFANKQEVKEQILPQIKKQFEDFTLITRAISTGEVEVFFQTVVELKSMDIYGLEALVRIKKGNDYIPAGMFIEMAHKLGIIVDLDKVVLRKILEISDIISQKTDVLFINVSLESLKSESFIKLLTESIEFLKTKGIKVILELTEQSFLKNIDVIRFLHEEFGISFAVDDFGTGYSSLKTVIDLSESKLIEILKIDGSLIKEINTSWRNKKIVSLIVAMSKNLDIKTVAEYIENEELLNTIKNMGIEYGQGFGIGKPKPIYEIA from the coding sequence GTGAAAGGTTGTGATATATTAGAGCCTTATCTGGAAAATATTTTTCAGAAATTTTATAAGGAGGTATTATCTGACCAGTACCTGAAAACTCTTTTTAAATCTGAAGAACAGATTAACGAGCTTATTGAAAAACAAGTCAAGAACCTGAAAGAAACCTTTTATGAAACAGATGAAGAAATTAAAGTGAAGTATTATAATTTGGGTAATCTTCATTATGATTTAAAAATTCCCTTTGTAAATCTGTTATCAGGTGTAGATTTTATAAAAAATGAAATTTATAAAATTCTTGCAGAACAAGATGTTCTTGATTTATGCTTTTTCCAGATTAACACATTATTTGAAAAAATAAAAAACAATCTTGCAAAATCCTATTTAGACCGTGCCCTTGAAGAAATTTCAACAGGATTTAATCCTGAGTACCAGAAATTCAAGTTTTTCAACTATCATCTTCAATGGCTTGAAAGATTAAGGGATGTTGCAGCCTCTCTGGACAGAAGTAGAATTCCTGAGTTAGATAGTAGATACTGTAATTTAGGTAGGTGGTTTCAAACAAAGGAATTTGAGTTAGTATGTGGAGAAAAGAAAAGATGCTCCATAATCTTAGAGCTTCATGAACTTATTCACAACACAGGAAAAAGTCTTGTGTTTTATATATTCCATAGAAAGTTCGTTGAAGCTTATCTACTCTTTAAAACACTTAATGGTCTTTCTTTAAAAATTATGAATGAGCTATATGAAATATATCTTAATTATTTGAATAATAGAGAAGAAAGATTTTTATCCTTCCTGTCCAAAAAACTAAAAGAGATAGAAACTGGATACCTCTCAATTATAAATATCAGAAAATTAAGAGCAATAAATGAAATTTATGGTAAAACAACAGGGGATTATATACTGCATGTTATTGAAAAAGTCATAAAGAAAAAATTGATGAAAAACGAAGATTTGTTAATAAAAAGCATCTCAGGAGAGTTTCTTATTTTTACTGAAAAAAATGGAAATAATTTAATAAAAAGATTAAAAGATATAAAAAAACATGTTGAAGAATATAAAGATTTCCCTGTTAATGTAAAAGTAAGCATTGGAATTTTGGAATTTCCAGAAAATCTAAATCTTTCTCCTGAAGATTTAATGAAAACAATAAGCATCCTAAAAGATAAATCAAAACAAGAAGAAAATTTTTATTTTGCAAATAAACAGGAAGTAAAAGAACAAATATTACCTCAAATTAAAAAACAATTTGAAGATTTTACCCTAATTACACGAGCTATTTCCACAGGAGAAGTGGAAGTATTTTTTCAAACTGTCGTAGAATTAAAGAGTATGGATATATATGGGCTTGAAGCTCTGGTGCGAATTAAAAAGGGTAATGATTACATTCCTGCAGGAATGTTTATAGAAATGGCTCATAAGTTAGGCATTATAGTTGACCTTGATAAAGTAGTACTCAGGAAAATTTTAGAAATCTCAGATATTATTTCTCAAAAAACAGATGTGTTATTTATAAATGTCAGTTTAGAATCTTTAAAATCCGAAAGTTTTATAAAACTCCTAACAGAGAGTATAGAATTCCTAAAAACAAAAGGAATAAAGGTTATTCTTGAACTCACAGAGCAGTCTTTCCTAAAGAATATTGATGTTATAAGGTTCTTACATGAAGAATTTGGTATATCCTTTGCTGTAGATGACTTCGGAACTGGATATTCTTCTTTAAAAACAGTGATAGACCTTTCAGAGTCAAAACTAATTGAAATTCTAAAAATAGATGGCAGCTTAATCAAGGAAATAAATACTTCCTGGAGGAATAAGAAAATTGTAAGTTTGATAGTGGCTATGTCTAAAAATCTGGATATAAAAACAGTTGCCGAATATATAGAGAATGAGGAATTACTCAATACTATAAAAAACATGGGAATTGAGTATGGACAGGGATTTGGAATAGGAAAACCTAAACCTATCTATGAGATTGCCTGA